A genomic stretch from Vicinamibacterales bacterium includes:
- a CDS encoding efflux RND transporter periplasmic adaptor subunit: MTTPSSAPHTSRLLLAAVAVGSLALGAGITYTLVRRGAAPAGAAPAATTEHAQAGHSTPAAEASAPGPQRVLISPARQQTIGVRTAIVGHQSMDSTIRTVGAMAYDETRITEVHPKIAGWVERTFVDYVGKTVRRGQPLLTIYSPELVSTQHEYLLALRARGQLSKSAFAETRSGAESLLEATRDRLRLWDVSDAQVEALERTGEVQRTLTLYSPFNGVVLERNTYAGQYITPDTATAKIADLSRIWVVAQIFEYETRSVRLGQEALIEFPYGQSTRKLTGKITFIYPDIDPQTRRARVRIEFANPGLELKPETYVTVTIQVAGGHALAVPREAVIDTGTAQYVIVALADGYFEPRPVEVGAPVDAFYPVLTGLAEGDRIVTSAQFLIDSETNLQAAMQAMSLSMPGMDMGGATRDLPAKGVGGAGADMPGMDMSPKPGAAPGNATPPPPHQHQ, from the coding sequence ATGACTACCCCGTCGTCCGCTCCCCACACCTCGCGCCTGCTCCTGGCCGCCGTCGCCGTCGGCTCGCTGGCGCTGGGCGCCGGGATCACCTACACGCTGGTGCGCCGCGGCGCGGCACCGGCGGGGGCAGCCCCCGCGGCGACCACCGAGCACGCGCAGGCGGGCCACTCGACGCCGGCTGCAGAGGCCTCGGCGCCTGGGCCCCAACGGGTGCTGATCTCGCCGGCCCGTCAGCAGACGATCGGCGTGCGGACCGCGATCGTCGGCCACCAATCGATGGACTCGACCATTCGAACGGTGGGCGCGATGGCCTACGACGAAACCCGCATCACCGAGGTGCACCCGAAGATCGCCGGATGGGTGGAGCGCACCTTCGTCGATTACGTCGGCAAGACCGTCCGGCGCGGACAGCCCCTGCTCACGATCTACAGCCCGGAACTCGTCTCGACCCAGCACGAGTACCTGCTGGCGCTGCGCGCGCGCGGGCAACTGAGCAAGAGCGCGTTCGCGGAAACCCGCAGCGGCGCCGAATCGCTGCTCGAAGCCACCCGGGACCGCCTGCGCCTCTGGGACGTCAGCGACGCGCAGGTCGAGGCGCTCGAGCGCACCGGCGAAGTGCAACGAACCCTGACCCTGTATTCGCCGTTCAACGGGGTCGTGCTCGAACGCAACACCTACGCCGGGCAGTACATCACCCCTGACACGGCCACCGCGAAAATCGCCGACCTCTCGCGGATCTGGGTGGTGGCGCAGATCTTCGAATACGAAACGCGCTCGGTGAGGCTCGGGCAGGAGGCCCTGATCGAGTTCCCGTACGGGCAGTCAACCCGCAAGCTCACCGGAAAGATCACGTTCATCTATCCGGACATCGATCCGCAGACCCGCCGCGCGCGCGTGCGCATCGAGTTCGCCAATCCCGGGCTCGAACTGAAGCCGGAGACCTACGTCACGGTAACCATCCAGGTCGCCGGCGGCCACGCGCTGGCCGTGCCGCGCGAAGCCGTGATCGACACCGGCACCGCCCAGTACGTGATCGTGGCGCTCGCCGACGGCTACTTCGAGCCGCGACCGGTCGAGGTCGGCGCCCCCGTCGACGCGTTCTATCCGGTCCTCACGGGCCTGGCCGAGGGTGACCGCATCGTGACCTCCGCGCAGTTCCTGATCGACTCCGAGACAAACTTGCAGGCGGCGATGCAGGCGATGTCGCTGAGCATGCCGGGCATGGACATGGGCGGCGCCACGAGGGACCTCCCGGCCAAGGGCGTGGGTGGAGCCGGCGCCGACATGCCGGGCATGGACATGAGCCCGAAACCAGGGGCCGCGCCCGGCAACGCGACGCCGCCGCCACCGCACCAGCATCAGTAG
- a CDS encoding CusA/CzcA family heavy metal efflux RND transporter, translating into MIERILQFAIAQRWVVLMTTLGAAVFGVYNYQRLPIDAVPDITNVQVQINTEAPGYSPLEVEQRITYLVETAMAGLPRLLETRSISRYGLSQVTVIFEDGTDIYFSRQLVNERILEARDQLPAGITPSMGPIATGLGEIFLWTVEAGEEARTAAGEPYTGMDLRTVQDWIVRPQLRTVPGVADVNSIGGYTKQFHVTPDPAKLVAYGLTFRDVMTALAANNANVGAGYIERRGEQYLVRAPGQVATLADIEKIVVGHARGTPTYVSDVAQVALGQELRTGAATEDGREVVVGTAFMLMGENSRVVSRRVADRMAEVNRTLPAGVVAKTVYDRSKLVDATIETVQHNLMIGALLVILVLFVFLGNIRAAIITACVIPLSMLFAITGMVERGVSGNLLSLGALDFGIIVDGAVIIVENCVRRLGERQHELGRLLTRAERFEVVFDASRQVRRATIFGELIIMIVYLPILTLTGIEGKMFYPMAFTVLAALTGAMILTLTFVPAALAIFMTGRMSEKENVLVLGAMRVYQPALRMVLNNRLATVVAAAALMLVTGVMATRLGTEFLPSLDEGDLLVHALRIPGTSLTTAVEMQHAVERKLKTYPEVDYVFSKIGTAEIANDPMPPSVADTYVMLKPPALWPDPARPKASLVEQLEADLLHLPGNNYEFTQPIQMRFNELIAGVRSDVAVKIFGDDMATLEAVSADVEQVLAAVEGAADVKVEQTTGLPMLTVQIDRPAMARLGLNVADVQEVIEVAIGGRTSGQVYEGDRRFDIVVRLPEVLRTNIEGLERLPVPLPPASGARDYVPLGSIATFEIATGPNQVSRENGKRRVVVTANVRGRDIGSFVDDAEQRIKDEVTIPAGYWTAWGGQFEQLLSARQRLQVVVPLALLLILALLFATFGNVRDALLVFSGVPLAMTGGVLVLWLRDIPFSISAAVGFIALSGVAVLNGLVMLTFINRLRADGASVDEAVFHGALARLRPVLMTAMVASLGFLPMALATGTGAEVQRPLATVVVGGILSSTVLTLLVLPVLYAVFARERREVEL; encoded by the coding sequence ATGATCGAACGCATTCTCCAGTTCGCCATCGCGCAGCGATGGGTCGTCTTGATGACGACCCTCGGCGCCGCGGTGTTCGGCGTCTACAACTACCAGCGGCTGCCGATCGACGCGGTGCCCGACATCACGAACGTCCAGGTGCAAATCAACACCGAAGCGCCGGGATACTCGCCCCTCGAGGTCGAGCAGCGCATCACCTACCTGGTCGAGACCGCCATGGCCGGCCTGCCGCGCCTGCTCGAGACCCGCTCGATCTCCCGGTACGGGTTGTCGCAGGTCACCGTGATCTTCGAGGACGGCACCGACATCTACTTCTCGCGCCAGCTCGTCAACGAGCGCATTCTCGAAGCCCGCGACCAGTTGCCGGCCGGCATCACGCCGTCGATGGGCCCCATTGCCACGGGCCTGGGTGAGATCTTCCTGTGGACGGTGGAGGCCGGTGAAGAGGCGCGCACCGCGGCGGGCGAGCCGTACACCGGCATGGACCTGCGCACGGTGCAGGACTGGATCGTGCGTCCCCAACTGCGCACGGTGCCCGGCGTCGCCGACGTCAACAGCATCGGCGGTTACACCAAGCAGTTTCACGTCACCCCCGATCCCGCGAAACTGGTGGCCTACGGGCTCACGTTCCGCGACGTGATGACGGCGCTGGCCGCCAACAACGCCAATGTCGGCGCCGGCTACATCGAGCGGCGCGGCGAGCAGTACCTGGTGCGGGCGCCGGGGCAAGTTGCGACGCTGGCCGATATCGAGAAGATCGTGGTCGGGCACGCACGGGGCACCCCGACCTACGTGAGCGACGTGGCGCAGGTGGCCCTTGGGCAGGAGCTGCGCACGGGCGCGGCCACTGAAGACGGCCGCGAGGTCGTGGTCGGCACCGCCTTCATGCTGATGGGGGAGAACAGCCGTGTCGTGTCGCGGCGAGTCGCCGACCGCATGGCCGAGGTCAACCGCACCCTGCCCGCCGGCGTCGTGGCCAAGACCGTCTACGACCGCTCGAAGCTGGTGGACGCGACCATCGAGACGGTGCAGCACAACCTGATGATCGGCGCGCTGCTGGTCATCCTCGTCCTGTTCGTCTTCCTCGGGAACATCCGCGCCGCGATCATCACCGCCTGCGTCATCCCGCTGTCGATGCTGTTCGCCATCACCGGCATGGTCGAGCGCGGCGTCAGCGGCAACCTGCTGAGCCTGGGGGCCCTCGACTTCGGCATCATCGTCGATGGGGCGGTCATCATCGTCGAGAACTGCGTCCGCCGCCTGGGCGAGCGGCAGCATGAACTTGGGCGGCTGCTGACCCGGGCCGAGCGATTCGAGGTGGTGTTCGACGCCTCGCGCCAGGTGCGCCGCGCCACCATCTTCGGCGAGCTGATCATCATGATCGTCTACCTGCCGATCCTGACCCTGACCGGGATCGAAGGGAAGATGTTCTACCCGATGGCGTTCACCGTGCTGGCGGCGCTCACCGGCGCCATGATCCTGACGTTGACGTTCGTGCCGGCGGCGCTCGCGATCTTCATGACCGGCCGGATGTCGGAGAAAGAAAACGTGCTGGTGCTCGGTGCCATGCGCGTATATCAACCGGCGTTGAGAATGGTGCTCAACAACCGGCTGGCCACGGTCGTGGCCGCGGCCGCCTTGATGCTGGTTACCGGGGTCATGGCGACGCGCCTGGGAACGGAATTCCTGCCCAGCCTCGATGAAGGCGACCTGCTGGTGCACGCCCTCCGCATCCCGGGCACGAGCCTGACGACAGCGGTGGAGATGCAGCACGCGGTGGAACGCAAGCTGAAGACCTACCCGGAGGTGGACTACGTGTTCTCGAAGATCGGCACCGCCGAGATCGCAAACGATCCGATGCCGCCGAGCGTGGCCGACACCTACGTGATGCTGAAGCCGCCCGCCCTGTGGCCCGACCCGGCCCGGCCAAAGGCGTCCCTGGTGGAGCAGCTGGAAGCGGACTTGCTCCACCTGCCGGGCAACAACTACGAGTTCACCCAGCCGATCCAGATGCGCTTCAACGAGCTGATCGCCGGCGTGCGCAGCGACGTGGCCGTGAAGATTTTCGGCGACGACATGGCGACGTTGGAGGCCGTGAGCGCCGACGTGGAGCAGGTGCTGGCCGCCGTCGAGGGCGCCGCCGACGTCAAGGTCGAGCAGACGACCGGGCTGCCAATGCTGACGGTGCAGATCGATCGGCCGGCCATGGCCAGGCTGGGCCTGAACGTCGCCGACGTGCAGGAAGTGATCGAGGTCGCGATTGGCGGCAGGACCAGCGGGCAGGTTTACGAGGGCGACCGTCGCTTCGACATCGTCGTGCGCCTGCCCGAGGTTCTCCGCACGAACATCGAGGGACTCGAGCGGCTGCCGGTGCCGCTGCCGCCGGCGTCCGGCGCGCGTGACTATGTGCCCCTGGGTTCGATCGCCACGTTCGAAATCGCGACCGGCCCCAACCAGGTCAGCCGCGAGAACGGGAAGCGCCGCGTGGTGGTGACCGCCAACGTGCGCGGGCGCGACATCGGCTCGTTCGTCGACGACGCCGAACAGCGCATCAAAGACGAGGTCACCATCCCGGCCGGCTATTGGACGGCGTGGGGCGGCCAGTTCGAGCAGTTGTTGTCGGCGCGCCAGCGGCTGCAGGTGGTCGTGCCGTTGGCGCTCCTGCTGATCCTCGCGCTGCTGTTCGCGACGTTCGGCAACGTGCGTGACGCCCTGCTGGTGTTCAGCGGCGTGCCGCTGGCCATGACCGGCGGTGTGCTGGTGCTGTGGTTGCGGGACATTCCGTTTTCGATCTCCGCGGCAGTCGGCTTCATCGCGCTGTCGGGCGTCGCCGTGCTGAACGGGCTGGTGATGCTGACGTTCATCAACCGCCTCAGGGCGGACGGCGCGTCGGTGGACGAGGCGGTGTTCCACGGCGCGCTGGCGCGACTGCGACCGGTGCTGATGACGGCGATGGTCGCCTCGCTCGGCTTCCTGCCGATGGCGCTGGCGACGGGAACCGGCGCCGAGGTGCAGCGCCCGCTCGCGACCGTGGTCGTCGGCGGCATTCTCTCGTCCACCGTCCTGACGCTGCTGGTGCTGCCGGTTCTCTACGCGGTCTTCGCGCGCGAGCGCCGGGAGGTTGAGCTGTGA
- a CDS encoding TonB-dependent receptor yields MDVIRLARLVGMSVAVLATMTQTQAWAQTSTTLVGTVTQGGNNQPLAAALVVIDELRREVRTNDEGVYKFEGVPPGSYHVGVRAEGYSTRRTEVTVAAQPVTLNLAVDFDLHFAEVLSVSPNARPQFESYQPTSVLAGQELAKQLESTIGATLSEAPGVATRAFGPGPARPVIRGLDGDRIAVLEDGQRMGDLSSQSGDHSVPSNPAAAKKIEVVRGPATLLYGANAIGGLVNVITDQIPTEKQQGASGTITMDYTSNGSQAGGAGDIHVGNGKFAAHFGGAGRRAGNYMTPQGKVDNSGSRMGLGTLGAAWTGERSYVGASYGYDDTKYGIPIVEEGQISLTPKRHSFSLRAGGAQLGGWLQSYRATLGVRRYEHSELTGTEVGTTFNNDTVEGEVLLSHRPAGKLTGSFGVWFLDRNFAATGEEALSPPVGQRSFAGFLYEEFGSPHATVQFGGRLDHAAYRPENGLTPRAFNEFSGSVGLLLKPRAANENVVVAINVARAARYPALEELYYLGPHPGNLAFEVGNDELGAEHALGFDVSVRGRSRRFGGELTFFRNDIKNYIFRQPTGEEAEGFPVVENIAADSVLLGAEAHADVKVTDELTVEVTYDWVKGELSASGQPLPRIPPFRVLTGLTYRKNAFQFGGSVSIVSDQTRVYGAELPTDGYSTGRVFGSYSFSKAGVLNTITARLDNATDALYRNHLNYLKDVLPESGRTFKLVYSIGF; encoded by the coding sequence GTGGACGTTATCCGCTTGGCTCGTCTCGTTGGTATGTCGGTGGCGGTTCTCGCCACCATGACTCAAACCCAGGCATGGGCGCAGACGTCGACAACGCTCGTCGGAACGGTGACGCAGGGCGGCAATAATCAGCCGCTGGCCGCCGCACTTGTCGTGATCGACGAGTTGCGTCGCGAGGTGCGCACCAATGACGAGGGCGTCTATAAGTTCGAGGGTGTGCCACCGGGTTCGTACCACGTCGGTGTCCGCGCGGAGGGCTACAGCACCCGGCGCACTGAGGTGACAGTCGCGGCGCAGCCAGTGACGCTCAATCTGGCCGTCGACTTCGACCTGCACTTTGCTGAAGTGCTGTCGGTGAGTCCGAACGCCCGTCCGCAGTTCGAATCGTATCAGCCCACCTCCGTGCTGGCGGGCCAGGAGCTGGCCAAGCAGCTTGAATCGACGATCGGAGCCACGTTGTCGGAAGCGCCTGGCGTGGCCACGCGCGCTTTCGGACCCGGGCCGGCGCGTCCGGTGATCCGCGGTCTCGACGGTGACCGCATCGCGGTCCTCGAAGACGGCCAGCGCATGGGCGACCTGTCCAGTCAGTCGGGCGATCACTCGGTGCCGAGCAATCCTGCGGCGGCGAAGAAGATCGAGGTCGTGCGCGGACCGGCCACCTTGCTCTACGGCGCCAACGCGATCGGCGGCCTGGTCAACGTCATCACCGATCAGATTCCCACAGAGAAACAGCAGGGGGCATCCGGTACGATCACCATGGATTACACCAGCAACGGTTCCCAGGCTGGCGGGGCGGGTGACATCCACGTCGGGAACGGCAAATTCGCTGCGCATTTCGGCGGTGCGGGTCGGCGTGCGGGCAACTACATGACTCCACAGGGCAAGGTGGACAACTCGGGCTCGCGGATGGGCCTGGGGACGCTCGGCGCCGCGTGGACGGGCGAGCGCTCATACGTCGGCGCCAGCTACGGTTACGACGACACGAAGTACGGCATTCCGATTGTGGAAGAAGGGCAGATCAGTCTGACGCCGAAGCGCCACTCCTTCAGCCTACGAGCTGGCGGGGCGCAACTGGGAGGGTGGCTGCAATCGTATCGGGCCACGCTCGGTGTTCGCCGCTACGAGCACTCGGAGCTGACGGGCACCGAAGTCGGCACCACGTTCAACAACGACACGGTGGAAGGCGAAGTGCTGCTCTCGCATCGTCCAGCCGGCAAGTTGACCGGAAGCTTCGGCGTGTGGTTCCTGGACCGCAACTTCGCCGCGACCGGCGAAGAGGCACTGTCCCCCCCGGTCGGACAGCGGTCGTTTGCTGGTTTCCTGTACGAAGAGTTCGGGTCTCCCCACGCAACCGTGCAGTTTGGCGGCCGTCTCGATCACGCGGCATATCGACCCGAGAACGGCCTGACGCCCCGCGCCTTCAACGAGTTTTCGGGATCGGTCGGCCTGCTGTTGAAGCCGCGGGCGGCGAACGAGAATGTCGTGGTCGCAATCAACGTAGCGAGAGCGGCACGGTATCCCGCGCTCGAAGAGCTCTACTATCTGGGCCCGCACCCGGGAAACCTGGCGTTTGAAGTCGGCAACGACGAGCTCGGTGCCGAGCACGCACTCGGGTTCGACGTATCGGTGCGGGGACGTTCACGGCGCTTTGGAGGAGAACTCACGTTCTTCCGAAACGACATCAAGAACTACATCTTTCGGCAGCCGACCGGCGAAGAGGCAGAGGGCTTCCCTGTGGTTGAGAACATCGCGGCCGACAGCGTGTTGCTTGGCGCCGAGGCCCACGCCGATGTGAAAGTGACCGACGAACTCACCGTGGAAGTCACCTACGACTGGGTCAAGGGCGAGTTGTCGGCGTCTGGGCAGCCGTTGCCGCGCATCCCGCCCTTCCGCGTCCTGACGGGCCTCACCTACCGAAAGAACGCGTTCCAGTTCGGCGGCAGCGTGTCCATCGTCTCGGACCAGACCCGCGTCTACGGGGCCGAACTGCCGACCGACGGCTACTCGACCGGCCGGGTGTTTGGGTCCTATTCCTTCAGCAAGGCTGGCGTACTCAACACGATCACAGCGCGGCTGGATAACGCCACCGACGCGCTGTACCGCAATCATTTGAATTATCTGAAGGACGTGCTGCCCGAGAGCGGCCGCACTTTCAAGCTGGTGTATTCGATCGGTTTCTAG
- a CDS encoding CusA/CzcA family heavy metal efflux RND transporter, translating into MIDKLIAFSARNGFVVLLLIVAITGGGVWAIRSTPIDAIPDLSDVQVIISANWEGRSPTLVEDQVTYPIVTALLSAPQVKVVRGFSYFDVAFVYVIFEDGTDPYWARSRVLEYLNGLQGRLPAGVTPILGPDASGVGWGFEYALVDRTGKTDLARLRTLNDWYVQYWLRSVPGVAEVAPVGGYVKQYQVEIDPNALVAYGMSIDMVIAAIRQSNNDVGGRVVEWTGREYMVRGRGYLTGVADIEMVSLGARPNGTPVLVKDVGRVQIGSDMRRGVADLNGEGDVAGGIVVIRSGVDTNSVIKNIKAAVAGRIQPALPEGVELVTTYDRSDLIERSISNLREKLIEEGIIVSLVCVVFLWHFRSALVAILTLPLAILLSFVAMKAVGVGSNIMSLGGIAIAIGAMIDAAIIMIENAHKHLEHDEGTGSRTEILIRAAQEVGRPLFFSLLIITVSFLPIFTLEGQEGRLFHPLAFTKTFAMGFAALTSVLVVPFLMVLFIRGRIPKEERNPVNRFLIWAYHPFVRFVLRHRALTLIAALLLMASTVPVYLKLGSEFMPPLYEGTLLYMPITLPGASVQTAQQILTLQDKLIKSVPEVASVFGKAGRALTATDPAPLEMIETVINLKPESEWRPGMTVDLLEAELDKTVRLPGVVNAWTMPIKGRVDMLSTGIRTPVGIKIFGPKLETINEIGTQIEGAIASVAGTRNVFAERVTGGYYLDFTIKRDQIARYGLTIQDVEMVIESAIGGANITTTIEGRERFPVSVRYQRAYRSDLNTLKRTLIATPGGAQIPIEQVADISVSSGPTVIRTEQAQLLGYVYVDVAGRDIGGYVEDAKRVVAQMVKLPEGYTLEWSGQYEYMMRAAARLRIVIPVTLLIVIVLLYFSTRSAAKILIVLLAVPFSLIGAFWLIYLLGYNMSVAVWVGIIALAGVDAETGVVMLLYLDQSFAKFKAAGRMNSLADLQEAVEDGAVKRIRPKMMTVMAILMGLLPIMWSHGAGADVMKRIAAPMVGGVVTSFALELLIYPVVYTLWKWHTEVKPARVNPAG; encoded by the coding sequence ATGATCGACAAGCTCATCGCCTTCAGCGCCCGCAACGGCTTCGTCGTCTTGCTGCTGATCGTCGCGATCACCGGCGGCGGCGTGTGGGCGATTCGGTCGACGCCGATCGATGCCATCCCCGACCTGTCGGACGTCCAGGTGATCATCAGCGCCAACTGGGAAGGCCGCAGCCCGACCCTGGTCGAGGACCAGGTGACCTATCCGATCGTGACGGCGCTGCTCTCCGCGCCACAGGTCAAGGTGGTGCGCGGGTTCTCGTACTTCGACGTCGCGTTCGTCTACGTGATCTTCGAAGACGGCACCGATCCGTACTGGGCCCGCAGCCGCGTGCTCGAGTATCTCAACGGCCTGCAGGGCCGCCTGCCGGCCGGGGTCACGCCCATCCTCGGGCCCGACGCCTCGGGAGTGGGCTGGGGATTCGAGTACGCGCTCGTCGATCGCACCGGCAAGACCGACCTCGCGCGCCTGCGCACGCTCAACGACTGGTACGTGCAGTACTGGCTGCGCAGCGTTCCAGGGGTCGCCGAGGTGGCGCCGGTCGGCGGCTACGTCAAGCAGTACCAGGTCGAGATCGATCCGAACGCACTGGTGGCCTACGGCATGTCGATCGACATGGTGATCGCCGCCATTCGCCAGAGCAACAACGACGTTGGCGGGCGGGTCGTCGAGTGGACCGGCCGGGAGTACATGGTCCGGGGCCGCGGCTACCTCACCGGTGTCGCGGACATCGAGATGGTGAGCCTCGGTGCCCGCCCCAACGGCACTCCCGTCCTGGTCAAGGACGTCGGTCGTGTGCAGATTGGCTCCGACATGCGGCGGGGCGTGGCCGACCTGAACGGCGAAGGCGACGTCGCCGGCGGTATCGTCGTGATCCGATCCGGCGTCGACACCAACAGCGTGATCAAGAACATCAAGGCGGCGGTGGCCGGCCGCATCCAGCCGGCCCTGCCCGAAGGCGTCGAGTTGGTCACCACCTACGACCGCTCCGACCTGATCGAGCGCTCGATCAGCAACCTGAGGGAGAAGCTGATCGAAGAGGGCATCATCGTCTCCCTGGTCTGTGTCGTCTTCCTCTGGCACTTCCGCAGCGCACTGGTCGCCATCCTGACGCTGCCACTCGCGATTCTGCTGTCGTTTGTCGCCATGAAGGCGGTCGGCGTCGGCTCCAACATCATGAGCCTGGGCGGCATCGCGATCGCCATTGGCGCCATGATCGACGCCGCGATCATCATGATCGAGAACGCCCACAAGCACCTCGAGCACGACGAGGGCACGGGCTCGCGCACCGAGATCCTGATCAGGGCGGCGCAGGAAGTGGGCCGACCGCTGTTCTTCTCACTGCTGATCATCACGGTCTCCTTCCTGCCCATCTTCACGCTCGAAGGGCAGGAGGGCCGGCTCTTCCACCCGCTCGCCTTCACCAAGACGTTCGCGATGGGCTTCGCCGCGCTCACGTCCGTGCTGGTGGTGCCGTTCCTGATGGTCCTGTTCATTCGCGGCCGGATCCCCAAAGAGGAACGGAACCCGGTCAACCGGTTCCTGATCTGGGCGTACCACCCGTTTGTCCGGTTCGTCCTCCGGCACCGGGCGCTCACCCTGATCGCCGCCCTCCTCCTGATGGCCAGCACAGTCCCCGTCTACCTGAAGCTCGGTTCCGAGTTCATGCCGCCGTTGTACGAGGGCACGCTTCTCTACATGCCGATTACGCTCCCGGGCGCCTCGGTGCAAACCGCGCAGCAGATCCTGACGCTGCAGGACAAGCTGATCAAGTCGGTGCCGGAGGTGGCGTCGGTCTTCGGCAAGGCGGGCCGGGCGCTGACGGCCACCGACCCGGCGCCGCTCGAGATGATCGAGACGGTGATCAACCTCAAGCCCGAATCGGAATGGCGTCCGGGCATGACGGTGGATCTGCTCGAAGCGGAACTGGACAAGACGGTCCGGCTGCCCGGCGTGGTCAATGCCTGGACCATGCCCATCAAGGGGCGGGTGGACATGCTCTCAACCGGCATCCGCACGCCGGTGGGGATCAAGATCTTCGGTCCGAAGCTGGAAACCATCAACGAGATCGGCACCCAGATCGAAGGGGCCATCGCCAGCGTGGCCGGCACGCGCAATGTGTTCGCCGAACGTGTCACCGGCGGGTACTACCTCGACTTCACGATCAAGCGGGACCAGATTGCCCGCTACGGCCTCACCATCCAGGACGTCGAGATGGTGATCGAGTCGGCGATCGGCGGCGCGAACATCACGACCACCATCGAAGGGCGCGAGCGCTTCCCGGTCAGCGTGCGCTACCAGCGCGCCTACCGCAGCGACCTCAACACGCTCAAGCGAACCCTGATTGCGACACCCGGAGGCGCCCAGATCCCCATCGAGCAGGTGGCCGATATTTCGGTCAGCAGCGGCCCGACCGTGATCCGCACGGAGCAGGCGCAGTTACTGGGCTACGTCTACGTCGACGTCGCCGGGCGCGACATCGGCGGCTACGTGGAAGATGCCAAGCGCGTCGTGGCCCAGATGGTGAAGCTCCCGGAGGGCTACACCCTGGAGTGGAGCGGCCAATACGAGTACATGATGCGCGCCGCCGCGCGGCTCCGCATCGTCATTCCCGTCACGCTGCTCATCGTGATCGTGCTGCTCTACTTCAGCACCCGCAGCGCGGCGAAAATCCTGATCGTGCTGCTCGCCGTGCCGTTCTCACTGATCGGCGCGTTCTGGCTGATCTACCTCCTCGGCTACAACATGAGCGTGGCGGTGTGGGTAGGCATCATCGCGCTCGCCGGCGTCGACGCGGAGACGGGTGTCGTGATGCTGCTCTATCTGGACCAGTCGTTCGCGAAATTCAAGGCGGCGGGACGGATGAACAGCCTTGCTGATTTGCAGGAGGCCGTGGAAGACGGCGCCGTCAAGCGCATCCGCCCGAAGATGATGACCGTGATGGCCATCCTGATGGGACTGCTCCCGATCATGTGGAGCCACGGCGCCGGCGCCGACGTCATGAAACGCATCGCCGCGCCGATGGTGGGCGGCGTCGTCACCTCGTTCGCCCTCGAGCTGTTGATCTACCCGGTGGTCTACACGCTGTGGAAATGGCATACGGAAGTGAAACCCGCTCGCGTCAACCCGGCCGGTTAA
- a CDS encoding ATP-binding protein translates to MTGGPGAGKTALLELVRQSFCSHVKVLPEAAGVVFGGGFPREDDPACQRAAQRAIFHVQRELEVTGDNHHPAIVLCDRGTIDGLAYWPGEPEEFWSSVGATVDDELRRYDAVIHLRTPPLEHGYNHQNPLRTESATAAAEIDTRIALAWERHPRRFIVESSADFLDKAARAVAILRDEVPACCRGHVVPAPRSGRPVAR, encoded by the coding sequence TTGACTGGCGGGCCTGGCGCGGGAAAGACGGCCCTGCTGGAGCTGGTCCGGCAATCGTTCTGCTCCCATGTCAAGGTGTTGCCGGAGGCTGCTGGCGTGGTCTTTGGTGGCGGCTTTCCCCGGGAAGACGACCCCGCCTGTCAGCGCGCCGCGCAACGGGCGATTTTCCATGTCCAGCGCGAGCTGGAGGTCACGGGAGACAACCACCACCCGGCGATTGTCCTGTGCGATCGTGGCACCATCGACGGCCTCGCCTACTGGCCGGGAGAGCCCGAGGAGTTCTGGTCGTCCGTTGGCGCGACCGTGGACGATGAACTCCGCCGATACGACGCCGTCATCCACCTGCGAACGCCGCCGCTGGAGCACGGCTACAACCACCAGAACCCCCTGCGGACTGAGTCAGCGACCGCGGCCGCCGAAATCGACACACGGATTGCCCTCGCGTGGGAGCGGCACCCCCGCCGGTTCATCGTCGAGTCGTCCGCAGACTTCCTCGACAAGGCGGCTCGCGCCGTTGCAATCCTGCGCGACGAGGTGCCCGCCTGCTGTCGAGGACATGTCGTGCCGGCGCCGCGTAGCGGCCGACCGGTCGCGCGCTAG